The following are encoded in a window of Bradyrhizobium sp. WBOS07 genomic DNA:
- a CDS encoding Nramp family divalent metal transporter → MDARSPDLTDTAGWRADAPVTKSLAEVNATIALPAAGRWWRRLLAFVGPGYLVSVGYMDPGNWATDLAGGSKFGYTLLSVILLSNLMAILLQSLAARLGIVTDRDLAQACRATYSPPVNFLLWIACEAAIIACDLAEVIGTAIALKLLFGIPLVGGALLAALDAFLLLLLMNRGFRFLEAFVIALLAVIAVCFAVQIAAAAPPVAEVLRGFMPKSEIFTNPEMLYIAIGIIGATVMPHNLYLHSSIVQTRAYERNDEGRREAIKWATTDSTIALMLALFINAAILVVAAATFHKSGHSDVAEIGQAFELLSPLLGLGIASTLFAVALLASGLNSTVTATLAGQIVMEGFLDLRLPNWARRLLTRGIAIVPVIVVTAIYGERGTADLLVFSQVVLSMQLPFAVIPLVRLVSDRRKMGKFAIPRSVAAIAWIVAGVIVVLNLKLLFDTFFG, encoded by the coding sequence ATGGATGCCCGATCGCCTGATTTGACCGACACCGCCGGCTGGCGCGCTGATGCGCCCGTCACCAAGAGCCTCGCCGAGGTCAACGCCACCATCGCCCTTCCGGCCGCAGGCCGCTGGTGGCGCCGGCTGCTCGCCTTCGTCGGTCCGGGCTATCTCGTCTCGGTCGGCTACATGGACCCCGGCAACTGGGCGACCGACCTCGCCGGCGGATCGAAGTTCGGCTACACGCTGCTCTCGGTCATCCTGCTCTCGAACCTGATGGCGATCCTGCTGCAATCGCTCGCGGCGCGGCTCGGCATCGTCACCGACCGCGACCTCGCCCAGGCCTGCCGCGCCACCTATTCGCCGCCGGTGAACTTCCTGCTCTGGATCGCCTGCGAGGCGGCGATCATCGCCTGCGATCTCGCCGAGGTCATCGGCACCGCGATCGCGTTGAAGCTCCTGTTCGGCATTCCCCTGGTCGGCGGCGCGCTGCTCGCCGCACTCGATGCCTTCCTGCTGCTGCTGTTGATGAACCGCGGCTTCCGTTTCCTCGAAGCCTTCGTCATCGCGCTGCTGGCGGTGATCGCGGTCTGCTTTGCGGTCCAGATCGCGGCCGCGGCGCCGCCGGTCGCCGAGGTGCTGCGCGGCTTCATGCCGAAGAGCGAGATCTTCACCAACCCCGAAATGCTCTACATCGCGATCGGCATCATCGGCGCGACCGTGATGCCGCACAATCTCTATCTGCACTCCTCGATCGTGCAGACGCGCGCCTATGAGCGCAACGACGAAGGCCGCCGCGAGGCGATCAAATGGGCGACGACGGATTCGACCATTGCCCTGATGCTGGCGCTGTTCATCAACGCCGCAATCCTCGTCGTCGCCGCTGCGACCTTCCACAAAAGCGGCCATTCGGATGTCGCCGAGATCGGGCAGGCGTTCGAGCTGTTGTCGCCGCTGCTGGGCCTCGGCATCGCCTCGACGCTGTTCGCGGTGGCGCTGCTCGCCTCCGGCCTGAACTCGACGGTGACGGCGACGCTCGCCGGCCAGATCGTGATGGAAGGCTTTCTCGATCTGCGCCTGCCGAACTGGGCGCGCCGCCTGCTCACGCGCGGCATCGCCATCGTCCCCGTGATCGTCGTCACCGCGATCTATGGCGAGCGCGGCACGGCGGATCTGCTGGTGTTCAGCCAGGTCGTGCTGTCGATGCAATTGCCCTTCGCCGTCATCCCGCTGGTCCGCTTAGTTTCCGACCGGCGCAAGATGGGCAAGTTCGCGATACCGAGATCGGTCGCGGCGATCGCCTGGATCGTCGCGGGCGTGATCGTGGTCCTGAACCTGAAGCTGTTGTTCGATACGTTCTTTGGATGA